A single genomic interval of Malania oleifera isolate guangnan ecotype guangnan chromosome 11, ASM2987363v1, whole genome shotgun sequence harbors:
- the LOC131167280 gene encoding aquaporin TIP1-1 produces the protein MPIRNIAVGRREEATHPDALRAALAEFISTLIFVFAGEGSGMAFSKLTHGGGSTPAGLIAAAIAHAFALFVAVSVGANISGGHVNPAVTFGAFVGGNITLLRGLLYWVAQLLGSTVACLLLKFVTNGMETSAFSLSSGVGVWNAFVLEIVMTFGLVYTVYATAVDPKKGSLGIIAPIAIGFIVGANILAGGAFDGASMNPAVSFGPALVSWTWSNHWVYWAGPLIGGGLAGLVYEFFFISHTHEQLPTTDY, from the exons ATGCCAATCCGGAATATCGCAGTGGGTCGCCGTGAGGAGGCGACCCACCCGGACGCTTTGAGAGCAGCCTTGGCCGAGTTCATCTCGACCCTCATCTTCGTGTTTGCCGGAGAGGGCTCTGGCATGGCCTTCAGCAAGCTGACGCACGGTGGTGGCTCCACACCGGCCGGGCTCATAGCCGCTGCAATCGCCCATGCCTTCGCCCTCTTCGTCGCTGTTTCCGTCGGCGCTAACATCTCCGGCGGGCACGTCAACCCTGCCGTCACCTTCGGCGCCTTCGTCGGTGGCAACATCACCCTTCTCCGTGGCCTCCTCTACTGGGTCGCTCAGCTCCTCGGTTCCACCGTTGCGTGCCTGCTCCTCAAGTTCGTCACCAACGGCatg GAGACTTCGGCGTTTTCTCTGTCGTCGGGTGTGGGGGTGTGGAACGCGTTCGTTTTAGAGATCGTGATGACCTTCGGGTTGGTGTACACCGTGTACGCGACCGCAGTGGATCCGAAGAAGGGCAGTTTGGGAATAATAGCTCCGATCGCGATCGGATTCATCGTGGGCGCGAATATCTTGGCGGGCGGGGCGTTCGACGGTGCGTCGATGAACCCGGCGGTGTCATTCGGACCGGCCCTAGTGAGCTGGACCTGGAGCAACCACTGGGTCTACTGGGCAGGGCCCCTGATCGGCGGTGGGCTAGCCGGCCTCGTGTACGAGTTCTTCTTCATCAGCCACACCCACGAGCAGCTGCCCACCACTGACTACTGA